The Flammeovirgaceae bacterium genome contains a region encoding:
- a CDS encoding DUF368 domain-containing protein: MKRPVDYILLYLKGLSMGAADVIPGVSGGTVALITGIYNELIHSIKAIDADALKLLRHFRFGDCWKKINGNFLATLLAGILTSLVLLAGVMNYLLKNHPILIWSFFFGLILISAPLVMREIKIKNPAIIFSFIFGIAIAYFITVLTPTESPDALWFIFFAGMLAICAMILPGISGAFILLLLGKYQFMVNALLNANVVVIAVFAMGCMVGILSFSRLLSWILDRYHGITVALLAGFMLGSLNKVWPWRQVLEYQTSESGERVSVFDKSVLPWDYLNLTGKDPQLFQAILMMALGVLLVVSIEKIATRLKTKI; this comes from the coding sequence TTGAAACGACCAGTCGACTATATATTGCTTTACCTGAAAGGACTAAGCATGGGCGCTGCCGATGTAATTCCCGGTGTATCCGGGGGTACGGTTGCCCTGATAACCGGCATCTATAATGAACTCATCCACTCCATCAAAGCCATTGATGCAGATGCTCTGAAACTGCTGCGGCACTTTCGGTTTGGCGATTGCTGGAAAAAGATAAACGGAAACTTTCTGGCCACCCTGCTGGCCGGTATCCTTACCAGCCTGGTGCTGCTGGCCGGTGTGATGAACTACCTGCTAAAGAACCATCCTATTCTTATATGGTCGTTTTTCTTCGGATTGATTCTAATCTCTGCCCCATTGGTCATGCGTGAAATTAAAATCAAAAATCCGGCAATAATTTTTTCGTTCATTTTCGGAATTGCCATTGCTTACTTCATAACAGTGCTCACGCCAACCGAATCGCCCGATGCCCTCTGGTTTATTTTTTTCGCAGGAATGCTGGCCATCTGTGCCATGATTTTACCGGGTATATCAGGCGCCTTTATTTTGCTGTTACTGGGCAAATACCAGTTTATGGTTAATGCTTTGTTAAATGCCAATGTGGTTGTCATTGCTGTTTTTGCTATGGGGTGTATGGTAGGCATCCTCTCCTTCTCACGGCTTCTTTCCTGGATACTCGATCGGTATCACGGCATTACAGTCGCCTTACTGGCCGGCTTTATGCTCGGTTCACTGAACAAAGTATGGCCCTGGCGACAGGTTCTGGAGTATCAAACATCCGAATCAGGCGAACGGGTATCGGTATTTGATAAAAGTGTATTACCTTGGGACTACCTCAACCTGACCGGAAAAGACCCCCAGCTTTTCCAGGCCATTTTAATGATGGCCCTGGGCGTATTACTTGTAGTAAGTATTGAAAAAATTGCAACGCGTTTAAAAACAAAAATCTGA
- the scpA gene encoding methylmalonyl-CoA mutase, protein MKPDFSKISVADFVIPVRPMPVLQEWESPEEILIKAFYTEADTKSLTHIHFASGIPPFLRGPYATMYTIRPWTIRQYAGFSTAKESNAFYRRNLEAGQRGLSVAFDLATHRGYDSDHPRVAGDVGKAGVAIDSVLDMKILFNQIPLDKMSVSMTMNGAVIPIMAFYIVAAEEQGVKPAQLSGTIQNDILKEFMVRNTYIYPPQPSMRIVADIFKYTSKHMPKFNSISISGYHMHEAGAPAHLELAYTLADGLEYIRTGLQAGIAIDDFAPRLSFFWGIGMNFFMEIAKMRAGRLLWSKIVKQFNPKNPKSMALRTHCQTSGWSLTEQDPYNNVARTCIEALAAVLGGTQSLHTNSLDEAIALPTDFSARIARNTQLFIEKETGVTRVVDPVGGSYYIESLTNSLARKAWTLIDEVEQLGGMTKAIESGLPKMRIEQAAAAKQARIDSGKEIIVGVNKYQTDESADFSILEVDNNAVRNEQIARLNQLRTERNSTAVEAALSALTQAAETGKGNLLELAIIAARHRATLGEISGAMEKAFGRYTASIKSVSGVYSGVMKNEKSFTRARKLSDDFAVREGRRPRILVAKMGQDGHDRGAKVIATGFADLGFDVDIGPLFQTPEEVAIQAAENDVHIVGASSLAGGHKTLIPQLIEALKKIGREDILVVAGGVIPQKDYDFLNQSGVSFIFGPGTVISEAAIKILQKLTPGR, encoded by the coding sequence ATGAAACCGGATTTCTCCAAAATTTCAGTGGCTGATTTTGTTATACCCGTCAGGCCGATGCCGGTGCTGCAAGAATGGGAAAGTCCGGAAGAAATTCTGATAAAAGCGTTTTATACCGAAGCGGATACAAAGAGTTTAACTCATATCCATTTTGCCTCCGGTATTCCGCCTTTTCTGCGTGGTCCGTACGCCACCATGTACACCATCCGCCCGTGGACGATCCGGCAGTATGCAGGCTTTTCAACAGCAAAAGAATCCAATGCATTCTACCGTAGGAACCTTGAAGCCGGGCAGCGGGGACTATCAGTGGCCTTTGATTTAGCCACCCACCGCGGTTACGATTCTGATCATCCGCGTGTAGCGGGCGATGTGGGTAAGGCAGGCGTAGCTATTGATTCGGTACTCGATATGAAAATCCTGTTCAACCAGATACCATTAGATAAAATGTCGGTATCGATGACGATGAACGGGGCAGTTATTCCTATCATGGCGTTTTACATTGTGGCAGCCGAAGAACAAGGGGTTAAGCCTGCCCAACTCAGCGGCACCATTCAAAATGACATCCTCAAAGAATTTATGGTGCGCAACACGTATATCTATCCTCCGCAGCCTTCCATGCGCATCGTTGCCGACATTTTTAAGTATACTTCGAAGCACATGCCAAAGTTCAACTCCATCAGCATCAGCGGCTACCACATGCATGAAGCAGGCGCTCCCGCCCACCTGGAGTTAGCCTACACCCTGGCTGATGGGCTGGAGTACATCCGCACCGGTTTACAGGCCGGCATTGCCATTGATGACTTTGCACCACGGCTTTCATTCTTCTGGGGCATCGGTATGAACTTCTTTATGGAAATAGCCAAGATGCGGGCCGGCCGGCTGTTGTGGTCGAAAATTGTTAAACAATTCAATCCGAAGAATCCCAAATCGATGGCCTTGCGTACACATTGCCAGACATCGGGGTGGAGTTTAACCGAGCAGGATCCCTACAACAATGTTGCCCGCACGTGCATCGAAGCACTGGCTGCCGTGTTGGGCGGTACCCAATCACTACACACCAACTCGCTGGATGAGGCCATCGCCTTGCCCACTGACTTTTCTGCCCGCATTGCCCGAAATACACAACTGTTCATTGAAAAAGAAACCGGAGTAACACGGGTAGTCGATCCGGTTGGCGGATCTTATTACATTGAATCGCTTACCAACAGCCTGGCCAGAAAAGCCTGGACGCTGATTGACGAAGTGGAGCAATTGGGCGGCATGACCAAAGCCATTGAAAGCGGATTGCCCAAAATGCGCATCGAGCAGGCCGCAGCCGCCAAACAAGCCCGCATTGATTCGGGTAAAGAAATTATTGTTGGTGTTAACAAATACCAAACAGATGAATCCGCGGATTTTTCAATCCTGGAAGTGGACAACAACGCTGTACGTAACGAACAGATAGCACGCCTGAACCAACTCCGGACCGAACGAAACAGCACAGCGGTTGAAGCCGCGCTTTCTGCATTAACACAGGCGGCAGAAACCGGCAAAGGTAACTTACTTGAACTGGCCATTATTGCAGCCCGTCATCGGGCAACGCTGGGTGAAATTTCAGGCGCGATGGAAAAAGCGTTTGGCCGCTATACGGCATCCATCAAATCGGTTTCAGGTGTATATTCGGGTGTAATGAAAAATGAAAAGTCATTTACCCGCGCACGAAAACTTTCCGATGATTTTGCCGTACGAGAAGGAAGGCGACCGAGGATACTGGTTGCCAAGATGGGCCAGGACGGGCACGACCGTGGCGCCAAAGTAATTGCTACCGGTTTTGCCGACCTGGGTTTTGATGTGGATATCGGGCCGCTGTTTCAAACTCCGGAAGAAGTGGCTATTCAAGCTGCCGAGAACGATGTGCATATTGTGGGCGCATCTAGCCTGGCCGGTGGGCACAAAACGTTAATTCCGCAACTCATCGAAGCACTAAAAAAGATTGGCCGCGAAGATATTCTGGTAGTGGCCGGTGGGGTTATTCCGCAAAAAGATTACGATTTTCTTAACCAGTCTGGTGTATCATTTATTTTCGGCCCCGGTACCGTTATCAGCGAAGCAGCTATAAAAATTCTGCAAAAACTAACGCCAGGCCGATGA
- the dnaA gene encoding chromosomal replication initiator protein DnaA, translating to MVADCTTLWNDCLEVIRESVGEENYSTWFKPIVPVQVEGDVLTIQVPSQFFYEWLEDNYVPVLKKALQKVLGPTGRLEYSVIVDSGNTNTPPVTVHYPNGMGSRRASANGLDSEYSPFTYKALNPQTVNSRLNPNYTFDNFVEGDCNRLARSAGLAVAKKPGVTSFNPLMLYGGVGVGKTHLVQAIGNEIRNNMPDKIVLYVDQNDFTTQFLNALQNHKLQDFQNFYLQVDLLILDDVQFLAGREKTQEMFFHIFNQLHQSGKQVIMTSDCPPRDMKGFQERLLSRFKWGLTADLQEPDFETKLAIIHRKMQADGITIPTEVAEYLAYSVDTNLRDMEGVLNSLIFHATLLKKEIDLDLAKEVLKNIIKEIQADVSVDFIQKTVSEYFKVDLESMKGKVKKREIVIPRQVAMYFCKRYTQLTLALIGENFGGRDHSTVIHALESVEDMMKTDANFKSSVEELGKKLKLRMN from the coding sequence ATGGTAGCTGATTGCACAACCCTATGGAACGACTGTCTCGAAGTAATTCGCGAATCGGTCGGTGAAGAAAATTATTCAACGTGGTTTAAGCCGATTGTTCCGGTACAAGTGGAGGGAGATGTGTTAACCATTCAGGTACCCTCGCAGTTTTTTTATGAGTGGCTTGAAGATAATTATGTGCCTGTACTTAAGAAAGCATTACAAAAAGTGTTAGGTCCTACCGGACGGCTGGAGTATTCGGTAATTGTTGACAGCGGCAACACCAATACACCTCCTGTTACGGTGCATTACCCTAATGGTATGGGTTCGCGCAGGGCTTCAGCCAATGGTTTGGATAGCGAATATTCACCATTTACCTACAAGGCACTGAATCCGCAAACGGTTAATTCGCGTCTCAACCCCAATTATACCTTTGATAACTTTGTAGAAGGCGACTGCAACCGGCTGGCCCGGTCGGCCGGGTTGGCCGTGGCTAAAAAGCCCGGGGTAACATCATTTAACCCGTTAATGCTATACGGAGGTGTGGGTGTAGGAAAAACCCACCTGGTACAGGCCATCGGCAACGAAATTCGCAACAACATGCCCGATAAAATCGTGCTTTATGTTGATCAGAATGATTTTACCACGCAGTTTCTCAATGCACTTCAAAACCATAAACTGCAGGACTTCCAGAATTTTTATCTGCAGGTTGATTTACTGATTCTGGATGATGTGCAGTTTCTGGCCGGCCGGGAGAAAACGCAGGAGATGTTTTTTCACATCTTTAACCAGTTGCACCAGTCGGGCAAGCAGGTAATTATGACCAGCGATTGCCCGCCCCGCGATATGAAGGGATTCCAGGAGCGGCTGCTGTCGCGTTTCAAGTGGGGCCTTACTGCCGATTTACAGGAGCCTGATTTTGAAACCAAATTAGCCATCATTCATCGAAAAATGCAGGCTGATGGGATCACCATCCCCACCGAAGTGGCCGAATACCTGGCCTATAGTGTTGATACCAACCTGCGCGATATGGAAGGTGTGCTGAATTCACTCATTTTTCACGCCACCTTGTTGAAGAAGGAAATTGATCTTGATCTGGCAAAGGAAGTTCTTAAAAACATTATTAAGGAAATACAAGCTGATGTAAGCGTTGACTTTATTCAGAAAACCGTTTCAGAGTATTTTAAAGTTGACCTGGAGTCGATGAAGGGAAAGGTTAAAAAGCGCGAAATTGTAATCCCCCGCCAGGTAGCTATGTACTTTTGCAAACGGTATACCCAGTTAACCCTGGCCCTGATAGGCGAAAATTTTGGCGGGCGCGATCACAGCACGGTTATCCATGCGCTCGAATCGGTGGAAGACATGATGAAGACCGATGCGAACTTTAAATCTTCGGTTGAAGAACTGGGTAAAAAGCTGAAGTTGCGGATGAACTGA
- the uvrB gene encoding excinuclease ABC subunit UvrB — protein MNFKLTSEYEPTGDQPQAIRQLVEGLERGEPHQTLLGVTGSGKTFTMANVVARVNRPTLVLSHNKTLAAQLYGEFKNFFPGNAVEYFISYYDYYQPEAYIPSSNLYIEKDLSINEEIEKLRLSATSSLLTGRRDVLVVASVSCIYGIGNPDDFGKNVIKLTVGETIARNRLLFALVDILYNRTEAEFKRGTFRVKGDTVDIFLAYADYALRIYFFGDEIESIQRIDPVSGKKISDEKIVTIFPANLFVTGKDSLHQAIKEIQNDLVMQVDMFESEKRHLEAKRLKERTEFDLEMMRELGYCSGIENYSRYFDRRKPGARPFCLIDYFPDDFLMIIDESHVTVPQIRAMWGGDRSRKVNLVDYGFRLPAALDNRPLTFNEFESLINQVIYVSATPGEYELRKSEGVVVEQLIRPTGLLDPEIDVRPSRNQIDDLLEEIDQCVKKNERVLVTTLTKRMAEELTKFLDHAGVKCRYIHSEVTTLDRVEILRELRLGVFDVLVGVNLLREGLDLPEVSLVAILDADKEGFLRNQRSLVQTIGRAARNVNGRVIMYADSVTESMQVAIDETNRRRKVQMDYNKANNITPQTVIKSRDSILRQTKVADSKKSAKKYYVENEESSLAADPVVAYLGKDELIKMADRTRKAMEKAARELEFMEAARLRDKYMAIQKLIDDR, from the coding sequence TTGAATTTCAAACTTACCAGCGAATATGAGCCTACAGGCGATCAACCGCAGGCCATCCGCCAGTTGGTTGAAGGCCTGGAGCGGGGTGAACCTCACCAAACCTTGTTGGGTGTAACCGGTTCGGGCAAAACGTTTACCATGGCTAATGTGGTAGCCCGGGTTAACCGGCCTACCCTGGTGCTCAGTCACAACAAAACCCTGGCAGCCCAGTTATATGGCGAATTTAAAAACTTCTTCCCCGGAAACGCGGTGGAATATTTTATCTCGTATTATGATTATTACCAACCGGAAGCGTACATTCCATCCTCTAATCTATATATCGAAAAAGACCTCTCCATTAACGAAGAGATTGAAAAGTTAAGGTTAAGCGCTACCTCTTCCCTGCTTACCGGCAGAAGAGACGTACTTGTAGTGGCCTCAGTATCGTGTATTTACGGTATCGGTAATCCGGATGACTTCGGTAAAAATGTTATCAAACTAACCGTGGGTGAGACTATCGCACGAAATCGCCTGCTGTTTGCCTTGGTTGACATTCTGTACAACCGTACTGAAGCGGAGTTCAAACGGGGCACCTTCCGCGTTAAAGGCGATACGGTAGATATCTTTCTGGCCTATGCTGACTATGCCCTGCGTATCTACTTTTTTGGCGATGAAATTGAATCGATACAGCGTATTGATCCGGTATCCGGAAAAAAAATATCAGACGAAAAAATCGTGACCATCTTCCCCGCCAACCTGTTCGTTACCGGTAAGGACTCCCTCCACCAAGCCATTAAAGAAATTCAGAATGACCTGGTGATGCAGGTTGACATGTTTGAATCGGAAAAGCGCCACCTCGAGGCCAAACGGTTAAAAGAACGAACAGAATTTGATCTGGAAATGATGCGCGAACTGGGCTACTGTTCAGGCATTGAAAATTACTCGCGCTATTTCGATCGCAGAAAACCCGGTGCCCGACCGTTTTGCCTGATTGATTACTTTCCCGATGACTTTCTCATGATCATTGACGAAAGTCACGTTACCGTGCCGCAAATCAGGGCCATGTGGGGTGGTGACAGGTCGCGCAAAGTAAACCTGGTCGATTACGGATTCCGGCTGCCTGCAGCCCTTGACAACCGCCCGCTCACGTTCAATGAATTTGAATCGCTGATAAACCAGGTTATTTATGTAAGCGCAACACCGGGCGAATATGAATTGCGGAAATCCGAAGGCGTGGTCGTAGAACAACTCATCCGGCCAACCGGGCTGCTCGACCCGGAAATTGACGTGCGTCCCAGCCGCAACCAGATTGACGACCTGCTGGAAGAAATTGATCAATGCGTGAAGAAGAACGAACGCGTATTGGTCACTACCCTTACCAAACGCATGGCCGAAGAGCTGACCAAATTTCTGGACCATGCTGGCGTAAAATGCCGGTATATCCATTCCGAAGTAACCACACTGGATCGTGTTGAAATTCTGCGGGAATTGCGCCTTGGGGTATTTGATGTACTGGTGGGCGTAAACCTGCTGCGCGAAGGGCTCGACCTGCCCGAAGTTTCACTAGTAGCAATTCTTGACGCAGACAAGGAAGGCTTTTTACGCAACCAGCGATCGCTGGTGCAAACCATCGGGCGGGCGGCACGAAATGTTAACGGCCGCGTGATTATGTATGCCGATTCGGTAACGGAATCGATGCAGGTGGCCATTGATGAAACTAACCGCAGGCGCAAGGTGCAGATGGACTACAACAAAGCAAACAATATTACTCCGCAAACCGTCATAAAATCACGCGACTCTATTTTGCGTCAAACGAAAGTGGCTGACTCCAAGAAATCGGCTAAGAAATACTATGTGGAGAATGAAGAATCAAGCCTGGCAGCCGACCCGGTAGTGGCCTACCTGGGCAAAGATGAGTTAATTAAAATGGCCGACCGAACACGTAAGGCTATGGAAAAGGCAGCCAGGGAACTGGAGTTTATGGAAGCTGCCCGGCTGCGCGATAAGTACATGGCTATTCAAAAATTAATTGACGATCGTTGA
- a CDS encoding shikimate dehydrogenase: MEKVFGLIGSTVSHSFSKSYFDEKFFREGLRDHRYELYPLTSITDFKKLVSDTKGLTGLNVTLPYKEQVVSYLDDIDAEARKIGAVNVIKIKDGKLIGYNTDSEAFYETVSKWLPKDKKFTALILGTGGSSKAVQQALNRLAIPHKTVSRSEGKADYTYDELTAKIIKENKLIINTTPLGMHPNTESLPPIAYEHISKDHYVYDLIYNPARTQFLQKAEIRGATIKNGLEMLHVQAEKSWTIWNN, encoded by the coding sequence ATGGAAAAAGTATTCGGGCTTATCGGCTCAACCGTCAGTCACTCTTTTTCAAAATCCTATTTCGATGAAAAATTTTTTCGGGAAGGCCTCCGCGATCACCGCTACGAACTGTATCCGCTAACCAGTATTACTGATTTTAAAAAGCTTGTTTCGGATACTAAAGGATTAACCGGCCTGAATGTAACCCTCCCGTACAAAGAACAGGTGGTATCATACCTTGATGATATCGATGCAGAGGCCAGGAAAATCGGAGCGGTTAACGTAATTAAAATTAAAGACGGCAAACTTATCGGTTACAACACCGACAGCGAAGCGTTTTATGAAACCGTATCGAAATGGCTGCCGAAGGACAAAAAATTCACCGCACTTATTCTTGGTACAGGCGGCTCCTCCAAAGCAGTTCAGCAGGCACTTAACCGGTTAGCCATTCCGCACAAAACCGTTTCGCGCAGCGAAGGAAAGGCAGATTATACCTATGACGAATTAACTGCTAAAATCATCAAAGAAAACAAACTCATCATTAACACCACCCCACTGGGCATGCATCCCAATACCGAAAGCCTGCCCCCTATTGCCTACGAGCATATTTCAAAAGATCATTATGTATACGACCTGATTTATAACCCGGCACGTACGCAGTTTTTACAAAAAGCTGAAATCCGCGGGGCTACCATTAAAAACGGTCTTGAAATGCTGCACGTGCAGGCCGAAAAATCATGGACTATCTGGAATAACTAA